One [Clostridium] saccharolyticum WM1 DNA segment encodes these proteins:
- a CDS encoding MBOAT family O-acyltransferase, with the protein MAYNSILYLFIFLPAVMLTYQLTPQCRRYRVLLGASYVFFLSFSGRLLVYLLFSTLSIHHMGLWLASCKRDYLSADHAVEDKKAQKAAYESKRRQILWLGIGLQLAILLILKYSGFFQENLNIVLKALSFPRLLPSINFALPIGISFYTLQAISYLTDVYYEKIPADDNLGRLALYLSFFPALLEGPICRYSQTAEVLYQGNPLEYGKVTRGLQRILWGLFKKLVIADRLNILVETVFDTPNHYGGIIVIAGAVLYTFQLYADFSGCIDMTIGTGEMFGAVIPENFRQPFFSKTASEFWRRWHITLGGWLKDYIFYPLSLTRFVKKLGRHSRARFGKHLGQNLASFLPLFGVWMLNGLWHGTGWNYIFFGMYYFVLIMTGNLLEPAVQRVTDRLRIPRSNPLYRGVQTGKLLLIVFTGELFFRAKDLTTGINMFLSVFTGFRLSSVTDGSLLKLGLSLADFVALFLGFIAVYTVDTIHENGISIRDRISGWNILARWSFLYAAILVVILLGAYGDGYLPAKLIYAGF; encoded by the coding sequence ATGGCTTACAACTCAATACTGTACCTTTTTATCTTTTTACCGGCTGTAATGCTGACCTATCAGCTTACGCCCCAGTGCCGCCGTTATAGAGTCCTGCTAGGTGCAAGCTATGTGTTCTTTCTCTCTTTTAGCGGAAGGCTGCTGGTGTACTTGCTTTTTTCCACTCTTTCCATTCATCATATGGGCCTATGGCTTGCTTCCTGTAAAAGAGACTATTTGTCAGCAGACCATGCAGTTGAGGATAAAAAGGCACAAAAGGCTGCTTATGAAAGCAAACGCCGGCAAATCTTATGGCTTGGGATCGGATTGCAGCTTGCTATTCTATTGATTTTAAAATATTCCGGCTTTTTTCAGGAGAATTTAAACATAGTGTTAAAGGCTCTGTCCTTTCCACGGCTTTTGCCTTCCATAAATTTTGCCCTGCCCATTGGAATCTCCTTCTACACCCTCCAGGCAATCTCATACCTGACTGACGTTTATTATGAGAAAATACCGGCAGATGACAACTTAGGAAGGCTTGCTTTGTACCTCTCCTTTTTTCCGGCTCTTCTGGAAGGCCCGATCTGCCGTTACTCTCAGACTGCAGAAGTCTTATACCAGGGCAATCCTCTGGAATATGGGAAGGTTACCCGGGGCTTACAAAGAATCCTATGGGGGTTGTTTAAAAAGCTTGTGATTGCGGACCGCCTCAACATTCTTGTAGAAACAGTGTTTGACACCCCCAATCATTACGGAGGCATCATCGTCATTGCCGGAGCTGTTTTATACACCTTTCAGCTATATGCTGATTTTTCCGGCTGCATTGATATGACCATTGGTACCGGAGAAATGTTTGGGGCTGTCATTCCGGAAAACTTCCGGCAGCCATTTTTCTCTAAAACTGCATCGGAATTCTGGAGACGGTGGCATATAACCCTTGGCGGCTGGTTAAAGGACTATATCTTTTACCCCTTATCCTTAACCAGATTCGTCAAAAAGCTGGGAAGGCATTCCCGGGCCAGATTTGGAAAACATCTGGGGCAGAACCTTGCTTCCTTCCTCCCCTTGTTTGGTGTCTGGATGCTAAACGGACTATGGCACGGAACCGGATGGAACTACATTTTCTTTGGTATGTATTACTTTGTCCTCATTATGACAGGAAATTTATTAGAGCCTGCGGTCCAGAGGGTCACGGATCGTCTGAGGATTCCCCGGTCCAATCCCTTATACCGGGGAGTCCAGACCGGAAAACTGCTTTTGATTGTATTCACGGGAGAATTGTTTTTCAGGGCAAAGGACCTGACCACCGGCATAAATATGTTCCTGTCCGTTTTCACCGGATTCCGCTTGTCATCGGTTACAGACGGTTCTCTCCTTAAGCTGGGGTTGTCCCTGGCGGATTTTGTTGCCCTGTTCCTTGGTTTTATCGCGGTTTACACGGTAGATACCATTCATGAGAACGGAATCTCTATCCGGGACAGAATATCCGGCTGGAATATACTGGCCCGCTGGAGCTTTCTTTACGCCGCCATCCTGGTTGTCATTCTTCTCGGAGCTTACGGCGACGGGTATTTACCGGCTAAGCTGATTTATGCCGGATTTTAA